One window of Sardina pilchardus chromosome 2, fSarPil1.1, whole genome shotgun sequence genomic DNA carries:
- the acbd5b gene encoding acyl-CoA-binding domain-containing protein 5-B, with translation MATDKSIHHLRFDAAVKVIENLPADGSYQPSQDMMRMFYSYYKQATHGPCDVPKPNSWNTEEKAQWEAWKALGSMTKEEAMLEYVQEIKLILEIFPINEEVSELLDVLDNFYEFVDNDGELMRSVEFIRAPHSGTDQNLASGYIEFNDTECGVEGGDEGDDEDEEDEEEHSGDGHDSEDEMEVVLEKEDYQCVDLSGPMVDVTWWRGGSPVDNAVVEKNSPSLSNGTPSSLNTREEDEELACSLEPPAEKLLCCVDAPVSDDKGVASGQSHHTQATDNEVNCDSSEHPAPEEGATVPRISLATPEGGRARRQNPQGGNKAGQCGNQEPNPQHSPPYIHAHGTVQPDQGSVQMEGGSSLGTEPCSHSETDCQDSERSKPTAMEDINKDVVIALTRLQADMQDVLRRLNTLEALSDTQTKSLELREEQLTNETKKRISWWPFSLSPATMSLAIAWPLLVHWIIDFYYQRRRKQLH, from the exons ATGGCGACTGACAAATCTATCCACCATCTCCGGTTTGATGCTGCTGTGAAAGTCATCGAAAATTTACCGGCTGACG GCTCATATCAACCCTCACAAGATATGATGCGAATGTTTTATAGTTATTATAAGCAGGCTACACATGGTCCTTGTGATGTCCCAAAACCTAATTCCTGGAATACAGAGGAGAAAGCACaatg GGAAGCATGGAAAGCTTTAGGTAGCATGACAAAAGAGGAAGCCATGCTGGAGTATGTTCAAGAAATTAAATTG ATTTTGGAGATATTTCCCATCAATGAAGAGGTGTCAGAACTACTTGATGTTCTTGACAACTTCTATGAGTTTGTTGACAATGATGGTGAGCTAATGCGATCAGTGGAGTTCATCAGAG CACCTCATTCAGGAACAGATCAGAATTTAGCCAGTGGATATATTGAGTTCAATGACactgaatgtggagtggaaggAGGTGATGAAGgcgatgatgaggatgaggaggatgaggaggaacacAGCGGAGATGGACATGACTCTGAGGATGAGATGGAAGTGGTTCTGGAGAAAGAAG ACTACCAGTGTGTTGACCTTAGTGGACCAATGGTGGATGTTACTTGGTGGAGAGGTGGGTCTCCTGTTGACAACGCCGTTGTGGAGAAGAACAGCCCCTCACTGAGCAACGGCACTCCCAGCTCCCTCAACACTcgggaggaggatgaagagctGGCCTGTTCCCTGGAGCCCCCAGCTGAGAAACTCCTCTGCTGCGTTGATGCACCCGTATCTG ATGACAAAGGGGTGGCCTCTGGACAAAGTCACCACACTCAGGCCACAGATAACGAGGTGAACTGCGACTCCTCAGAACATCCCGCTCCAGAGGAA GGTGCTACAGTTCCCAGGATCTCGCTGGCAACGCCTGAAGGAGGTCGGGCCAGAAGGCAGAATCCACAGGGAGGGAACAAGGCCGGTCAGTGTGGGAATCAGGAACCAAACCCACAACACAGTCCCCCCTACATTCATGCACATGGAACAGTCCAGCCAGACCAAGGCTCAGTCCAGATGGAAG GCGGTAGCTCACTTGGAACAGAACCATGTTCTCACAGCGAGACAGATTGCCAGGACAGTGAGAGGAGCAAGCCGACTGCCATGGAAGATATAAACAAGGATGTTGTCATAGCGCTCACACGTCTCCAGGCAGACATGCAGGATGTGCTGCGGAGGCTGAACACCCTTGAGGCCCTGAGTGACACACAG ACAAAGTCCTTAGAACTCAGAGAGGAGCAGCTTACGAATGAAACAAAAAAG AGGATTTCATGGTGGCCCTTCAGCTTGTCTCCAGCCACTATGTCTCTTGCTATTGCTTGGCCCCTCTTGGTGCATTGGATCATTGACTTTTACTATCAGCGCAGGAGAAA GCAGCTGCACTGA
- the tsen15 gene encoding tRNA-splicing endonuclease subunit Sen15 → MADETSDERPVYRDPPNWILQHPKYVDLIRLDVGDSAQVHSAFLVYMDLTEVRHWKCVSSFTCPRLEAVLLQGYEKEGDVAQVVLPLPAHRKLSHREVRWVLSRGASMLLCAVASDSTLVYQRFSKGLVTPDPPVDIQDQGRRQHRKRRIPP, encoded by the exons ATGGCTGATGAGACGTCGGATGAAAGACCGGTCTATCGAGACCCTCCTAATTGGATTTTGCAGCACCCTAAG TATGTCGACCTCATACGATTAGACGTGGGCGATAGTGCTCAGGTACACTCTGCATTCCTTGTCTACATGGATCTCACAGAAG TGCGTCATTGGAAGTGTGTGTCCAGCTTCACCTGTCCTAGGCTGGAAGCAGTCCTCCTACAAGGCTATGAGAAAGAAGGGGATGTAGCGCAAGTTGTGCTTCCGCTGCCTGCTCACAGAAAGCTTAGTCACCGAGA GGTGCGGTGGGTTTTGAGCAGAGGTGCTTCCATGCTGCTGTGTGCAGTAGCATCGGACTCCACACTCGTGTACCAGAGGTTTAGCAAAGGCCTCGTTACCCCTGACCCCCCTGTTGACATCCAAGATCAGGGTCGTCGACAGCACCGCAAGCGTAGGATACCTCCCTGA
- the zgc:55943 gene encoding uncharacterized protein C1orf21 homolog yields the protein MGCTSAKQLSAVPNEDEGQGKAYSNGDAFSEEYRAKGVDKVKYAHGEEDQVNACNQENLEKSTLLQKGKLKDSQGVNGNKISIHSSESQQEFFRMLDEKIEKGRDYCSEEEDVT from the exons ATGGGCTGCACCTCAGCCAAGCAGTTGTCAGCTGTACCCAACGAGGACGAGGGCCAGGGCAAGGCTTACAGCAATGGAGATGCCTTTTCAG AAGAATACAGAGCAAAGGGAGTGGACAAAGTAAAGTATGCGCACGGTGAAGAGGACCAAGTGAATGCATGCAACCAGGAAAACCTG GAGAAAAGCACACTTTTGCAAAAGGGCAAACTAAAGGATAGCCAGGGTGTTAATGGCAACAAGATAAG TATCCACTCGTCTGAGAGCCAGCAGGAGTTTTTTAGGATGCTGGATGAGAAGATCGAGAAG GGGCGGGACTACTGCTCAGAGGAAGAGGATGTCACATAG